From one Streptomyces sp. Q6 genomic stretch:
- a CDS encoding MerR family transcriptional regulator, protein MRIGELARRTGVPVPTIKYYSREGLLPAGERTSPNQVAYDDGHVRRLKLIRAMLEVGGLSIAAARDVLAEVDSPHRTVHGALGVAQSAVTRSASERGGQEDWERAEAEVSELVRRHGWTAKPENPGWQSLVQIVVTYRDLDRGDLLVLLDKYAAAAGELASAELAALAHAPSTDGKVEGVVLGTVLGDAAMSALRRIAQEDASSKLQGARRSA, encoded by the coding sequence ATCAAGTACTACTCGCGCGAGGGCCTGCTGCCGGCGGGCGAACGCACCAGTCCGAACCAGGTGGCGTACGACGACGGGCACGTGCGCAGGCTCAAGCTGATCCGCGCGATGCTGGAGGTCGGCGGGCTGTCCATCGCCGCGGCCCGTGACGTCCTCGCCGAGGTCGACTCCCCGCACCGCACGGTGCACGGCGCGCTCGGCGTCGCCCAGTCCGCGGTCACCAGGTCGGCCTCGGAGCGCGGCGGCCAGGAGGACTGGGAGCGCGCCGAGGCGGAGGTGTCCGAGCTGGTCCGGCGGCACGGCTGGACCGCGAAGCCCGAGAACCCCGGCTGGCAGTCGCTGGTCCAGATCGTTGTGACGTACCGGGACCTGGACCGCGGCGACCTCCTCGTCCTGCTCGACAAGTACGCGGCGGCCGCGGGCGAACTGGCCTCGGCGGAGCTGGCGGCGCTCGCGCACGCGCCGAGCACGGACGGCAAGGTCGAGGGCGTCGTCCTCGGCACCGTCCTGGGCGACGCGGCGATGTCGGCCCTGCGCCGCATCGCCCAGGAGGACGCCTCGTCCAAGCTCCAGGGAGCCCGGCGCTCGGCCTGA
- a CDS encoding class I SAM-dependent methyltransferase encodes MTEVTLFFREFTRTRRATGAIAPSSPRLARALTRYVIPSPGGPRAVLEVGPGTGAVTRYVVEALGPLDTLDLVEANPRFAALLAETYAGDGRVRVLTGPVQDHELGSYDTVVCGLPFANFDAATTEDILGRLVGALRPGGTLSYFAYAGMPPLRRALTTGRARLRVLELQSVIGRVLARHRFRSETVLGNLPPARVHHLAPVAPVAVGAGV; translated from the coding sequence ATGACCGAAGTCACGCTGTTCTTCCGCGAGTTCACCCGCACCCGCCGGGCCACCGGGGCCATCGCGCCCAGCAGTCCGCGCCTGGCCAGAGCCCTGACCCGGTACGTCATCCCGAGCCCCGGCGGGCCACGGGCGGTCCTGGAGGTCGGGCCGGGGACGGGGGCGGTGACCCGGTACGTGGTGGAGGCGCTCGGGCCGCTCGACACGCTGGATCTCGTCGAGGCGAACCCGCGGTTCGCCGCGCTGCTGGCCGAGACGTACGCCGGGGACGGGCGGGTGCGGGTGCTCACCGGTCCGGTCCAGGACCACGAACTGGGGTCGTACGACACGGTGGTGTGCGGGCTGCCGTTCGCCAACTTCGACGCCGCGACGACGGAGGACATCCTGGGGCGGCTGGTCGGGGCGCTGCGGCCCGGGGGGACGCTGTCGTACTTCGCGTACGCGGGGATGCCGCCGCTGCGGCGGGCGCTCACGACGGGGCGGGCGCGGCTGCGCGTCCTCGAACTTCAGTCGGTGATCGGGCGGGTGCTCGCCCGGCACCGGTTCCGCTCGGAGACGGTGCTCGGGAACCTGCCGCCGGCGCGGGTGCACCATCTGGCACCGGTCGCGCCGGTCGCCGTGGGGGCCGGCGTCTGA
- a CDS encoding DedA family protein, with translation MDIDIASLAAWLDVTSGLSGSLSGAACWAYAILALTTLPPLLPNAVLLVTGGMLAARGEMSLMLVLASVAGSALLGDLLIHRFGRAAGGRVRGAAHRRGRQGELFDWASHRVHRGGLAFVVGVRFLPSGRLLAGLAAGAARYPARKFALGAALAETVWAGYSVGAGYFGGAVSDDPLFSLAIGVGLSVLIGGAATLAQRRAVAAPTAAPKET, from the coding sequence ATGGACATCGACATCGCCTCACTCGCGGCATGGCTGGACGTCACGTCCGGCCTGTCGGGATCGCTCTCCGGAGCGGCCTGCTGGGCCTACGCGATCCTGGCCCTCACCACGCTCCCGCCCCTGCTGCCCAACGCCGTCCTGCTGGTCACCGGCGGCATGCTCGCCGCCCGCGGCGAGATGTCCCTGATGCTGGTCCTGGCGTCGGTCGCGGGCAGCGCCCTCCTCGGCGACCTGCTCATCCACCGCTTCGGCCGGGCCGCGGGCGGCCGGGTGCGCGGCGCGGCCCACCGCCGCGGCCGACAGGGCGAGTTGTTCGACTGGGCGTCGCACCGCGTGCACCGCGGCGGCCTCGCCTTCGTCGTCGGCGTCCGCTTCCTGCCCAGCGGGCGGCTGCTCGCCGGACTCGCCGCGGGCGCCGCCCGCTACCCGGCCCGCAAGTTCGCCCTCGGGGCCGCACTCGCCGAGACGGTGTGGGCCGGCTACTCCGTCGGCGCGGGCTACTTCGGCGGCGCCGTCAGCGACGATCCGCTCTTCTCGCTCGCGATCGGGGTCGGCCTCTCGGTCCTGATCGGCGGCGCCGCGACCCTGGCGCAGCGCAGAGCGGTCGCCGCCCCCACCGCTGCACCGAAAGAGACATAG
- a CDS encoding MMPL family transporter — MFAAIGKFTARRRKWVVVAAVVFTLFAGVWGTRVFASFTGGAGFDDPASESVQADKVLQGPLGRESNDLIVLYEAKGGSGATFEEFGPAVRAALDGVPRTGIERLDSYWHPGGQDKGAYVSKDGTRTYATVQFTSDVDQDQVEALGKIKEDFAAQGVDVRYGGVAAMTEQVNSLTGSDIARAEMLSVPILLILLVLIFRSAIAALLPLAVGTFVALGSFVVLRVLTMFTDISSTVINVITILGLGLAIDYALFMVNRYREELHAGADVDTAVERATATAGRTVAFSGIAVAISFAGLLFFPSRFLSSMGYAAVAVVAFAVVGALTLLPALLRYTGHGIDKWRIPLPGSGRRARTPKPETQGRWYRTAHAVMRKPLISTLAIVAVLVGLGAPLLGVNWARPGEWVLPSDADAKVVSKQLAADFPSNPAQIMTSVVRFDGPADTAQVTSYAAELAKIDGVASAAVTNTAGDTARVTLHYTPDPMSDAARTLVGDVRSVDPPDGAEALVTGMPASRVDIVDMIGERLPWMALFVAVVSFLVLFLAFGSLLLPLKSVILNLLSLLAAFGAIKWIFQDGHLSGLLGFDPIGAVDVNFPVLVVAIAFGLAMDYEVFLLSRVREEYEVSGDVVESVALGVQRTAKIITSAALLLVVVVGGFMASSILFMKMIGVGLVIAVLVDATIVRGLLVPATMALLGKWAWWAPAPLARWWEKYGLREGSATPPPAPAPAPAQHAGASR, encoded by the coding sequence GTGTTTGCCGCAATCGGAAAATTCACCGCGCGGCGCCGCAAGTGGGTCGTCGTCGCGGCGGTCGTCTTCACCCTCTTCGCCGGCGTCTGGGGCACCCGGGTCTTCGCCTCCTTCACCGGAGGCGCCGGCTTCGACGACCCGGCGAGCGAGTCCGTCCAGGCGGACAAGGTGCTCCAGGGCCCGCTCGGCCGCGAGTCCAACGACCTGATCGTGCTCTACGAGGCCAAGGGCGGCAGCGGCGCCACGTTCGAGGAGTTCGGCCCGGCCGTGCGCGCCGCCCTCGACGGCGTACCGCGCACCGGCATCGAGCGCCTCGACTCGTACTGGCACCCCGGCGGCCAGGACAAGGGCGCCTACGTCTCGAAGGACGGCACGCGGACCTACGCCACCGTGCAGTTCACCAGCGACGTGGACCAGGACCAGGTCGAGGCCCTCGGCAAGATCAAGGAGGACTTCGCGGCCCAGGGCGTCGACGTCCGCTACGGCGGCGTCGCCGCGATGACCGAACAGGTCAACTCGCTGACCGGATCGGACATCGCGCGCGCCGAGATGCTCTCCGTGCCGATCCTCCTGATCCTCCTCGTGCTGATCTTCCGCAGCGCGATCGCGGCGCTCCTCCCGCTGGCCGTCGGCACGTTCGTCGCGCTCGGCTCGTTCGTGGTGCTGCGCGTCCTGACGATGTTCACGGACATCTCCAGCACCGTCATCAACGTCATCACGATCCTCGGCCTCGGCCTCGCCATCGACTACGCGCTGTTCATGGTGAACCGCTACCGCGAGGAACTGCACGCGGGCGCCGACGTCGACACCGCCGTCGAGCGGGCCACCGCGACGGCGGGCCGCACGGTCGCCTTCTCCGGCATCGCCGTCGCGATCTCCTTCGCCGGACTGCTCTTCTTCCCCTCCCGCTTCCTGTCCTCCATGGGCTACGCGGCCGTGGCGGTGGTCGCCTTCGCGGTGGTCGGCGCGCTCACCCTGCTGCCCGCCCTCCTGCGCTACACCGGGCACGGCATCGACAAGTGGCGCATCCCGCTGCCCGGTTCGGGCCGCCGCGCCCGTACCCCGAAGCCGGAGACGCAAGGCCGCTGGTACCGCACCGCGCACGCCGTCATGCGCAAGCCGCTGATCTCCACGCTCGCGATCGTCGCCGTCCTGGTCGGCCTCGGCGCGCCGCTGCTCGGCGTGAACTGGGCGCGGCCCGGCGAGTGGGTGCTGCCGTCGGACGCCGACGCGAAGGTCGTCAGCAAGCAGCTCGCCGCCGACTTCCCCTCGAACCCCGCCCAGATCATGACGTCCGTCGTCCGCTTCGACGGACCCGCCGACACCGCCCAAGTCACCTCGTACGCAGCTGAGTTGGCGAAGATCGACGGCGTGGCCTCGGCGGCCGTGACGAACACCGCGGGCGACACCGCGCGCGTCACCCTCCACTACACGCCCGACCCGATGTCGGACGCCGCGCGCACCCTCGTCGGCGACGTACGGTCGGTGGACCCGCCGGACGGGGCCGAGGCCCTCGTCACCGGCATGCCCGCCTCCCGCGTCGACATCGTCGACATGATCGGTGAACGGCTCCCGTGGATGGCGCTGTTCGTCGCGGTCGTCTCGTTCCTGGTCCTGTTCCTGGCGTTCGGCTCGCTGCTGCTGCCGCTCAAGTCCGTGATCCTCAACCTCCTCTCGCTCCTCGCCGCCTTCGGCGCGATCAAGTGGATCTTCCAGGACGGCCATCTCTCCGGCCTCCTCGGCTTCGACCCGATCGGCGCGGTGGACGTCAACTTCCCGGTCCTCGTCGTCGCGATCGCCTTCGGACTCGCCATGGACTACGAGGTGTTCCTGCTGTCCCGGGTACGCGAGGAGTACGAGGTCAGCGGCGACGTCGTCGAGTCCGTCGCACTCGGCGTGCAGCGCACCGCGAAGATCATCACGAGTGCGGCGCTGCTCCTGGTCGTGGTCGTGGGCGGCTTCATGGCGTCCTCGATCCTCTTCATGAAGATGATCGGCGTCGGCCTCGTCATCGCGGTCCTCGTCGACGCGACGATCGTGCGCGGCCTCCTCGTCCCGGCCACGATGGCGCTGCTCGGCAAGTGGGCCTGGTGGGCGCCCGCGCCGCTGGCCCGCTGGTGGGAGAAGTACGGCCTGCGGGAGGGCTCGGCCACCCCGCCGCCGGCCCCCGCGCCCGCCCCGGCCCAGCACGCCGGGGCCTCCCGGTGA
- a CDS encoding lactonase family protein translates to MNPTRRNLLTLAAAATASAAGWTATRTLTAGPPRPAARLAYLGGFTKGEYGLPGLPGIGIARVDTTGALRLARWQRGIENPSYLTLSPDRDRLYAVSQRPGGATGALHAYRVDGEHLRPLGTPRSSHGAAPVHLAVAPDGRFLLSVNYDSGHLAVLPIAPDGSLGEAVQVLRHHGRGPHPEEQRGPHPHMVAFDPAGRRVLVPDKGTDRIHVYDFDARTGRLTEAFRAAPPPGTGPRHLVFHPGGRLAYVTNELGHTVTTWTYDQDTGRLAAVAHASVAPAGLDPRNAPSAVHLTRDGAFLVTADRGLDTVESFRTADRGRRLHLVQSQPVTAKAPGTRWPRDVALDASDRYVYTANQAGQSVSSFRLDPATGRLAPAAAPFPVPSPSCVLLR, encoded by the coding sequence ATGAACCCCACCCGCCGCAACCTCCTCACCCTCGCCGCCGCGGCCACCGCCTCCGCCGCCGGCTGGACGGCGACCCGCACCCTGACCGCCGGGCCACCGCGCCCCGCGGCCCGGCTCGCCTACCTCGGCGGCTTCACGAAGGGCGAGTACGGCCTCCCCGGCCTGCCGGGCATCGGCATCGCCCGCGTCGACACCACCGGCGCACTGCGCCTCGCCCGCTGGCAACGCGGCATCGAGAACCCCTCGTACCTGACCCTCTCCCCGGACCGTGACCGCCTCTACGCCGTCAGCCAGCGCCCCGGCGGTGCCACCGGCGCGCTGCACGCCTACCGCGTCGACGGCGAGCACCTGCGCCCGCTGGGCACCCCGCGCTCCAGCCACGGCGCGGCCCCCGTCCACCTCGCCGTCGCGCCCGACGGCCGGTTCCTGCTGAGCGTGAACTACGACTCCGGGCACCTGGCCGTCCTGCCGATCGCCCCCGACGGCTCCCTCGGCGAGGCCGTCCAGGTCCTGCGGCACCACGGCCGCGGACCGCACCCCGAGGAACAGCGCGGCCCGCACCCGCACATGGTCGCCTTCGACCCGGCGGGCCGCCGCGTCCTCGTCCCCGACAAGGGCACCGACCGTATCCACGTCTACGACTTCGACGCCCGCACCGGCCGCCTCACCGAGGCCTTCCGCGCCGCCCCGCCGCCGGGCACGGGGCCCCGCCACCTCGTCTTCCACCCCGGTGGCCGGCTCGCCTACGTCACCAACGAGCTCGGCCACACCGTCACCACGTGGACGTACGACCAGGACACCGGCCGGCTCGCCGCGGTCGCGCACGCCTCCGTCGCCCCGGCGGGGCTCGACCCGCGCAACGCGCCGTCCGCCGTGCACCTCACCCGCGACGGCGCGTTCCTGGTGACCGCGGACCGGGGTCTGGACACGGTCGAGTCGTTCCGCACCGCCGACCGGGGACGCAGGCTGCACCTCGTCCAGTCGCAGCCGGTCACCGCGAAGGCCCCGGGCACCCGCTGGCCCCGCGACGTGGCCCTCGACGCCTCCGACCGCTACGTCTACACCGCCAACCAGGCCGGCCAGTCTGTGAGTTCCTTCCGCCTCGACCCGGCCACGGGCCGCCTGGCCCCGGCCGCCGCGCCCTTCCCGGTGCCCAGCCCCAGCTGCGTCCTGCTGCGCTAG
- a CDS encoding AfsR/SARP family transcriptional regulator: MHFTQTGFRIPDITPRPAPATAQGPTLGLRILGPLEAVGTGGLTHRPRGPKVGKLLALLAVRAHDIVDVDTLVDELWDDAPPPTAVSTVRTHIYHLRQELERALGPGIARGVITTEATGYSLRTAPGMLDLESFTRLHGQGSAELRAGRRERALERFDAALGLWRGRALADVAQGRVLAGHAARIDELRVRAQELRIEAAMGLGLHRELVPELRHLIAVDPLNEWLHARLIDALHRCGRRGDALRAFHDVRAVLAEELGLEPSADLRRLQHDILAGGSAA; this comes from the coding sequence ATGCACTTCACCCAGACAGGCTTCCGAATACCCGACATCACCCCGCGCCCGGCCCCGGCGACCGCACAGGGCCCCACCCTCGGGCTGCGGATCCTCGGCCCGCTGGAGGCGGTCGGCACCGGCGGCCTCACCCACCGGCCGCGCGGCCCCAAGGTCGGCAAGCTGCTCGCGCTGCTCGCCGTGCGGGCGCACGACATCGTCGACGTGGACACGCTCGTCGACGAGCTGTGGGACGACGCTCCGCCGCCCACCGCGGTGAGCACCGTGCGCACGCACATCTACCACCTGCGCCAGGAACTGGAGCGGGCGCTCGGCCCCGGGATCGCGCGGGGCGTTATCACCACGGAGGCCACCGGCTACTCGCTGCGCACCGCGCCGGGCATGCTCGATCTGGAGAGCTTCACGCGCCTGCACGGGCAGGGCAGCGCGGAGCTGCGCGCCGGTCGCCGCGAGCGGGCCCTCGAACGGTTCGACGCGGCGCTCGGCCTGTGGCGCGGGCGCGCCCTCGCCGATGTGGCGCAGGGCCGGGTGCTCGCCGGGCACGCCGCCCGGATCGACGAACTGCGGGTGCGGGCGCAGGAGTTGCGCATCGAGGCGGCGATGGGCCTCGGCCTGCACCGCGAGCTGGTGCCCGAGCTGCGCCATCTGATCGCCGTCGACCCGCTGAACGAGTGGCTGCACGCGCGCCTCATCGACGCCCTGCACCGGTGCGGCCGGCGCGGCGACGCGCTGCGCGCCTTCCACGACGTACGGGCCGTGCTCGCCGAGGAGTTGGGGCTCGAGCCCTCCGCCGACCTGCGGCGGTTGCAGCACGACATCCTGGCGGGCGGGTCCGCGGCATGA
- a CDS encoding UbiA family prenyltransferase, translated as MAAAALVPGAAVWLCCVAFTYLYNGVSDIGEDRVNGSARPIARGALPVPTARRVCLLLVALALTGAALLGPLMCLLTLCMLALGYAYSAPAFALKRTTPGTMVAVLGSGVLTYLAGAVDGTGRLTPELVVFALALTLWMGLVGAVAKDFSDTEGDARHGRRNWTLQWGGRRTALLVTFSSLAIGVLLAVAAVLLSAPGLAGPAATVLCGALVLSVAALTAGPDASRARRRVPYRVFMVTQYTAHLITFAQPLS; from the coding sequence GTGGCCGCGGCGGCGCTCGTACCCGGCGCGGCCGTCTGGCTGTGCTGCGTCGCCTTCACCTATCTCTACAACGGCGTCAGCGACATCGGGGAGGACCGGGTCAACGGCTCGGCCCGGCCGATCGCCCGCGGCGCGCTTCCCGTGCCGACCGCGCGCCGCGTCTGTCTGCTGCTCGTGGCGCTCGCGCTGACCGGCGCGGCCCTGCTCGGCCCGCTGATGTGCCTGCTGACCCTGTGCATGCTGGCCCTCGGATACGCGTACTCCGCGCCCGCGTTCGCGCTGAAGCGGACGACGCCCGGCACCATGGTCGCCGTCCTCGGCAGCGGGGTGCTCACCTATCTCGCGGGGGCCGTCGACGGCACCGGCCGCCTCACGCCCGAACTGGTCGTCTTCGCGCTCGCCCTGACCCTGTGGATGGGGCTGGTCGGCGCGGTCGCCAAGGACTTCTCCGACACCGAGGGCGACGCGCGGCACGGGCGCCGCAACTGGACGCTGCAATGGGGCGGCCGGCGCACCGCGCTCCTGGTGACCTTCAGCTCGCTGGCCATCGGCGTCCTGCTCGCCGTCGCCGCGGTGCTGCTGTCCGCGCCCGGTCTGGCCGGGCCCGCGGCGACGGTGCTGTGCGGCGCGCTCGTGCTGTCCGTGGCGGCGCTGACCGCCGGGCCCGACGCGTCCCGCGCCCGGCGCCGGGTGCCGTACCGGGTCTTCATGGTCACGCAGTACACGGCGCACCTCATCACGTTCGCCCAGCCGCTCTCCTGA